In Thermodesulfobacteriota bacterium, a single genomic region encodes these proteins:
- a CDS encoding sodium-translocating pyrophosphatase, with translation MLPGVTAFVLLMLANSAGASEAELVVPDLAQGSFLGMTGSAILTWGLVICLLGIAFSLVQFSQIRNLPVHKSMLDISELIYETCKTYLIQQGKFLAILWAFIAVIMVWYFSRTMEAYKVVIIVLFSIVGILGSYSVAWFGIRMNTYANSRTAFAGLMGKPYPTMAIPLKAGMSIGMLLIAVELVLMLIILVFIPGELAGPCFIGFAIGESLGAAALRIAGGIFTKIADIGSDLMKIVFKIKEDDARNPGVIADCTGDNAGDSVGPTADGFETYGVTGVALITFILLAVGQQLEPAIKTSFQVQLLVWIFVMRIGMIVTSGFSYWLNGVYNKGKYGESARFNFEHPLTSLVWLTSIVSILMTYLLSYLLIPALGDGSLWWKLSTIITCGTLAGAIIPELVKIFTSVNSLHVKEVVTASREGGPSLNILSGLVAGNFSAYWMGMAIIILMAGGYIVSTMGLGDIMAAPAIFAFGLIAFGFLGMGPVTIAVDSYGPVTDNAQSVYELSTIETLPDIKQDIKKEFGFEADFENAKVYLEENDGAGNTFKATAKPVLIGTAVVGATTLIFSIIQLLAAQYGTTGPGGIDQGLSIMNPLFLLGLITGGAVIYWFTGASTQAVSTGAYRAVEFIKQNIKLEGGGEKASVADSKKVVEICTKYAQKGMFNIFLGVFFSTLAFACLNHYYFIGYLISIAIFGLYQAIFMANAGGAWDNAKKIVETELNMKGTALHDATVVGDTVGDPFKDTSSVAMNPIIKFTTLFGLLAVELAITLNPALSHFLAAVFFLASTVFVYRSFYGMRIKSE, from the coding sequence ATGCTCCCCGGCGTAACGGCGTTTGTTTTGCTCATGCTGGCGAACAGTGCCGGCGCGAGCGAGGCGGAGCTCGTGGTCCCCGACCTGGCCCAGGGGTCCTTCCTCGGGATGACGGGGTCCGCGATCCTGACGTGGGGGCTCGTGATCTGCCTCCTCGGGATCGCCTTCAGCCTCGTCCAGTTCTCCCAGATCCGGAACCTCCCCGTCCACAAGTCGATGCTCGACATCTCCGAGCTGATCTACGAGACCTGCAAGACCTACCTGATCCAGCAGGGGAAGTTCCTCGCCATCCTGTGGGCCTTCATCGCTGTGATCATGGTCTGGTACTTCAGCCGCACGATGGAAGCCTACAAGGTCGTCATTATCGTCCTCTTCAGCATCGTCGGCATCCTCGGCAGCTACTCCGTTGCCTGGTTCGGGATCCGGATGAACACCTACGCCAACTCGCGGACGGCCTTCGCCGGGCTCATGGGCAAGCCGTACCCGACCATGGCGATTCCCCTGAAAGCCGGCATGAGCATCGGGATGCTCCTGATCGCCGTGGAACTGGTCCTGATGCTCATCATCCTCGTCTTCATCCCCGGCGAGCTGGCCGGCCCCTGCTTCATCGGCTTCGCGATCGGCGAGTCGCTGGGCGCGGCGGCGCTCCGGATCGCGGGCGGCATCTTCACGAAGATCGCCGACATCGGCTCCGACCTGATGAAGATCGTCTTCAAGATCAAGGAAGACGACGCGCGCAACCCCGGCGTCATCGCCGACTGCACGGGCGACAACGCGGGAGACTCGGTCGGCCCGACGGCGGACGGCTTCGAGACGTACGGCGTCACCGGCGTGGCGCTCATCACGTTCATCCTCCTGGCTGTGGGGCAGCAGCTCGAGCCCGCCATCAAAACATCGTTCCAGGTCCAGCTCCTGGTGTGGATCTTCGTCATGCGCATCGGGATGATCGTCACCAGCGGCTTTTCCTACTGGCTCAACGGCGTCTACAACAAGGGGAAGTACGGCGAATCGGCCAGGTTCAACTTCGAGCACCCGCTCACTTCCCTCGTGTGGCTGACCTCCATCGTCTCCATCCTGATGACGTACCTCCTGTCGTACCTGCTGATCCCGGCGCTGGGCGACGGGTCGCTCTGGTGGAAGCTCTCCACGATCATCACCTGCGGCACGCTGGCCGGCGCGATCATTCCCGAGCTGGTCAAGATCTTCACCTCCGTGAACTCGCTCCATGTGAAGGAAGTGGTCACCGCCTCCCGCGAGGGGGGGCCGTCCCTGAACATCCTCTCCGGTCTCGTGGCGGGCAACTTCAGCGCGTACTGGATGGGGATGGCGATCATCATCCTGATGGCGGGCGGATACATCGTCTCCACGATGGGGCTGGGCGACATCATGGCGGCGCCGGCGATCTTCGCCTTCGGGCTGATCGCCTTCGGCTTCCTCGGGATGGGACCGGTCACGATCGCCGTCGACTCCTACGGCCCGGTGACCGACAACGCCCAGTCCGTGTACGAGCTCTCCACCATCGAGACGCTCCCCGACATCAAGCAGGACATCAAGAAGGAGTTCGGGTTCGAGGCGGACTTCGAAAACGCCAAGGTGTACCTCGAAGAGAACGACGGGGCGGGGAACACCTTCAAGGCGACCGCCAAGCCGGTGCTCATCGGCACGGCGGTGGTCGGCGCCACGACCCTCATCTTCTCGATCATCCAGCTCCTCGCCGCGCAGTACGGCACGACGGGGCCGGGCGGGATCGACCAGGGGCTCTCCATCATGAACCCGCTCTTCCTCCTGGGGCTGATCACCGGCGGCGCGGTGATCTACTGGTTCACGGGCGCGTCCACCCAGGCGGTGTCCACCGGCGCCTACCGGGCGGTGGAGTTCATCAAGCAGAACATCAAGCTCGAAGGCGGGGGAGAGAAAGCGTCGGTCGCCGACAGCAAGAAGGTCGTCGAGATCTGCACCAAGTACGCGCAGAAGGGGATGTTCAACATCTTCCTCGGCGTCTTCTTCAGCACCCTGGCGTTCGCCTGCCTGAACCACTACTATTTCATCGGGTACCTGATCTCGATCGCGATCTTCGGCCTCTACCAGGCGATCTTCATGGCGAACGCCGGCGGCGCCTGGGACAACGCGAAGAAGATCGTCGAGACCGAATTGAACATGAAGGGGACCGCGCTCCACGACGCCACCGTGGTCGGCGACACCGTGGGCGATCCGTTCAAGGACACCTCGTCGGTCGCCATGAACCCTATCATCAAGTTCACGACGCTGTTCGGCCTGCTGGCGGTCGAATTGGCGATCACGCTGAATCCGGCCTTGAGCCACTTCCTGGCGGCGGTCTTCTTCCTCGCCTCCACGGTCTTCGTCTACCGGTCGTTCTACGGGATGCGGATCAAGAGCGAGTAA